A part of Brassica rapa cultivar Chiifu-401-42 chromosome A05, CAAS_Brap_v3.01, whole genome shotgun sequence genomic DNA contains:
- the LOC103868315 gene encoding sucrose synthase 5: MINPEIHNTMEMTSGLLGNGIPEAMGQNRGNIKRCLEKYIEKGRRLLKLNQLMDEMEIVINDLVQRKQVMEGDLGKILCFTQEAVVIPPNVAFAVRGNPGNWQYVKVNSSDLSVEALSNTQYLKLKEFLFDENWAKDDNALEVDFGAFDFTLPQLSLSSSVGNGLSFVSSKLGGRLNDNPQSLVDYLLSLEHQGENLMMNETLNTARKLEMSLILADVFLSELPKETPFQAFELRFKEWGFEKGWGENAGKVKETMRILSEILQAPDPRNIDRFFARIPRIFNVVIFSIHGYFGQNDVLGLPDTGGQVVYILDQVKALEDELLHRINSQGLNFKPQILVVTRLIPDAKDTKCNQELEPITGTKHSNILRIPFVTENGILRRWVSRFDIYPYLEKFTKDATTKILDILEGKPDLVIGNYTDGNLVASLMANKLGITQATIAHALEKTKYEDSDNKWKEFDPKYHFSSQFTADLISMNSADFIIASTYQEIAGSKERAGQYESHMSFTLPGLYRVVSGINVFDPRFNIAAPGADDSIYFPFTSQDRRFTKFHPSIEELLYSQNENDEHIGYLVDKKKPIIFSMARLDVVKNLTGLTEWYAKNKRLRDLVNLVIVGGFFDPSKSKDREEISEIKKMHSLIEKYQLKGQFRWIAAQTDRTRNGELYRCIADTRGAFVQPAHYEAFGLTVIEAMSCGLVTFATNQGGPAEIIMDGVSGFHIDPSDGEESSDKIADFFEKCNIDPNYWNLFSAEGLQRIYECYTWKIYANKLINMGSTYSYWRHLNKDQKLAKQRYIHSFYNLQYKSLVKIIPIVSDIPQPPPPPPKPLVKPSATRGSKRTQSRLSFRLFGA; encoded by the exons ATGATTAATCCTGAGATACATAACACAATGGAAATGACTTCTGGATTGTTAGGCAATGGGATCCCAGAAGCGATGGGACAAAACCGCGGGAACATAAAACGTTGCCTCGAGAAGTACATTGAGAAGGGCAGAAGGTTGTTGAAATTGAACCAGTTGATGGATGAGATGGAGATTGTTATCAATGATTTAGTCCAAAGAAAGCAAGTCATGGAAGGTGATCTTGGCAAGATCTTATGCTTCACTCAG GAGGCAGTGGTAATACCTCCAAATGTAGCATTTGCGGTACGAGGAAACCCGGGAAATTGGCAATATGTGAAGGTTAACTCTTCCGATCTCTCCGTGGAGGCTCTATCGAACACTCAATATCTCAAACTCAAAGAGTTTCTCTTTGATGAGAACTG GGCTAAGGATGACAATGCATTGGAGGTCGACTTTGGGGCGTTCGATTTCACTCTGCCTCAGCTTTCGCTGTCGTCTTCAGTAGGGAACGGCCTGAGTTTTGTGTCCTCAAAGCTTGGCGGCCGTTTAAACGACAACCCGCAGTCTCTCGTGGACTACTTGTTGTCACTTGAGCATCAAGGAGAG AACCTTATGATGAATGAGACACTAAACACGGCAAGAAAGCTTGAGATGAGTTTGATTTTGGCTGATGTTTTCCTATCGGAGCTGCCTAAGGAAACACCTTTCCAAGCCTTCGAACTCAG gTTTAAGGAGTGGGGTTTCGAGAAAGGATGGGGAGAAAACGCAGGAAAAGTAAAAGAGACAATGAGGATCTTGTCGGAGATTCTTCAAGCCCCTGACCCCCGAAATATTGATAGATTCTTCGCCAGGATTCCTAGAATCTTCAACGTTGTCATCTTCTCGATTCATGGCTATTTTGGTCAAAACGATGTTCTTGGTTTGCCTGATACTGGTGGTCAGGTCGTTTACATTCTTGACCAAGTCAAGGCCCTTGAAGATGAATTGCTTCATAGAATCAACTCTCAAGGCCTAAATTTCAAACCTCAGATTCTTGTT GTGACAAGATTAATCCCCGACGCCAAGGATACTAAATGTAACCAAGAATTAGAACCCATCACTGGTACCAAACATTCAAATATTCTTCGAATTCCATTTGTAACAGAGAATGGAATTTTACGTCGTTGGGTATCTCGCTTTGATATCTACCCTTACCTAGAGAAATTCACCAAG GATGCAACAACAAAAATCTTGGATATTTTGGAGGGGAAACCTGACCTAGTTATAGGAAACTATACGGATGGAAACTTGGTGGCATCGCTGATGGCAAATAAGCTTGGAATTACTCAG GCAACTATTGCACATGCCTTGGAGAAGACTAAATACGAAGACTCGGACAACAAATGGAAAGAGTTTGATCCTAAATATCATTTTTCATCTCAATTCACGGCGGACTTAATCTCTATGAACTCTGCCGATTTCATCATAGCTAGCACTTATCAAGAGATTGCTGGAAG CAAAGAAAGAGCGGGACAATACGAGAGCCACATGAGCTTCACACTCCCGGGACTATACAGAGTTGTCTCCGGCATCAATGTCTTTGATCCGAGGTTCAACATTGCAGCTCCTGGCGCGGATGACTCTATATACTTCCCTTTTACCTCACAAGACCGAAGATTCACCAAGTTTCATCCTTCCATTGAAGAACTATTGTATAGCCAAAATGAGAATGATGAACACAT TGGCTACTTGGTGGACAAGAAGAAACCGATCATCTTCTCAATGGCAAGGCTAGATGTTGTGAAAAACTTAACCGGATTAACAGAGTGGTACGCCAAGAACAAGAGGCTACGAGATTTAGTCAACCTTGTAATCGTAGGAGGATTCTTTGACCCTTCCAAGTCTAAAGACAGGGAAGAGATCTCGGAGATAAAGAAGATGCACTCCCTGATTGAGAAATACCAACTCAAGGGTCAGTTTAGATGGATCGCAGCTCAAACTGATCGGACACGAAACGGTGAACTTTACCGGTGTATTGCGGATACAAGAGGTGCTTTTGTGCAACCTGCACATTATGAAGCCTTTGGTCTTACTGTCATTGAAGCCATGAGCTGTGGTTTGGTCACATTCGCCACGAACCAAGGAGGTCCTGCCGAGATTATCATGGATGGTGTCTCTGGATTCCACATTGATCCGAGCGATGGAGAAGAATCGAGTGATAAGATTGCAGATTTCTTTGAGAAATGCAATATCGATCCTAATTATTGGAATCTGTTTTCGGCTGAAGGGCTGCAACGCATATATGAATG CTATACATGGAAGATATATGCAAACAAACTGATAAACATGGGAAGCACATATAGCTACTGGAGGCATTTGAACAAAGATCAGAAATTGGCAAAGCAAAGATACATCCATTCCTTCTACAATCTCCAATACAAGAGTTTG GTGAAAATTATACCCATAGTGAGTGATATTCCTCAGCCTCCTCCCCCTCCTCCTAAGCCTTTAGTTAAACCATCAGCAACTCGAGG CTCGAAGCGAACACAGTCACGATTGAGTTTCAGGCTCTTTGGTGCTTAA
- the LOC103868317 gene encoding protein REVEILLE 2: MVQNLISDESFSSTTMVMQEHCESLCDRASDELIISSTDAFCLKTRKPYTITKQREKWTEAEHEKFVEALKLYGRAWRRIEEHVGTKTAVQIRSHAQKFFTKVARDCGVTSEKSIEIPPPRPKRKPMHPYPRKLVIPDAKEMAYAGKLVPDEDSRSPTSVLSAHGSDGLGSIGSNSPNSSSADYQVHELSSHTEESLSPEAETKQQSLKLFGKTFVVGDYNSWTSSNDSEDVKKKSDLETQSVRCTSSSSSSSENAETELTQQVVVVVVSEEFKRSERSAFSQLKSSAIAMKNMKGFMPYKKRMKVEGNTNSLVKTSYPIW, from the exons ATGGTACAAAATCTTATATCGGACGAGTCATTTTCTTCTACAACCATGGTTATGCAG GAACATTGTGAGAGCTTATGCGACAGAGCTTCGGATGAGCTTATTATCTCTTCCACAGATGCCTTTTGTCTCAAG ACAAGAAAGCCTTACACGATCACTAAACAAAGAGAGAAGTGGACAGAAGCAGAGCATGAAAAGTTTGTAGAAGCTTTAAAACTCTATGGCAGAGCTTGGAGACGAATCgaag AACATGTTGGAACAAAGACTGCGGTTCAGATTCGAAGCCATGCTCAGAAGTTCTTTACTAAGGTTGCTCGTGATTGCGGTGTTACCTCTGAGAAATCCATTGAGATCCCGCCTCCACGGCCGAAAAGAAAGCCGATGCATCCATACCCTAGAAAGCTAGTGATTCCAGATGCAAAAGAGATGGCATACGCCGGCAAGCTGGTTCCGGATGAAGATAGCCGATCGCCAACATCGGTTTTATCAGCTCATGGCTCAGATGGCTTAGGTTCCATTGGTTCAAATTCGCCTAATTCTTCTTCAGCTGATTACCAG GTGCATGAGTTATCATCTCACACTGAGGAATCATTGTCTCCTGAAGCTGAGACCAAACAACAAAGTCTCAAGCTGTTTGGAAAGACTTTTGTAGTTGGTGATTACAACTCTTGGACAAGCTCTAATGATTCAGAAGATGTTAAGAAGAAGTCAGACTTAGAAACGCAGTCTGTCCGATGcacttcttcttcgtcttcttcatcaGAAAATGCTGAAACGGAATTGACACAACAGGTAGTTGTAGTAGTAGTATCGGAGGAGTTTAAAAGAAGCGAGAGATCAGCATTTTCTCAGTTGAAATCGTCTGCGATTGCGATGAAGAATATGAAAGGGTTCATGCCTTACAAAAAAAGGATGAAGGTGGAAGGAAACACTAACAGTTTAGTGAAAACGTCATATCCTATATGGTGA